The genome window AGACGCAATCAGCGGGAGAACTACGCGCGAGATGGATAGCTTGAGCATTGGCGCTCCATACGGGGACTCATAACGCAGAGGGGCTAACAAGGCAGAGACTAACTGGACCGCGACTAACAAGGCAGAGCCTTATGAGATCGGAGATTAGCACAGAATCGCATGTTATTGGCGAATTTTGGAGCTAAGTGAATCATGCGCCCTTCAGGGCTGTTTCGTGGAGCTGAGGGTTGCTTCGCTTAGAGCGTAGTTACAGGCCGCAAAAATATTGTCGAGCGTAGGCGGGCTCCAAGCGTCTGTCTGATTAGAAGTCGCCGTTTGAAAGTCAATGGGCACCAATCGAGTCGCTGGGAAGTGCTCTTTTTGAATGCATAATTTTGGAGGTAAAGATGCGATTGAATCATGATGCGCCTGTCAGGCGGAGCATAGGCTCTGCCCGTGTTTTTTCTGGGCTTTCGCTGGCCCTTGTGCTCTTTGTATCAAGCGGAGTTTTGCGGGCACAAACTACAGAGCTCAAGCCTGCGGAAGCGAAGCCGGTAGAGAGTTATCAGATCATTTACCTCACGAATATTACGCAGGTCAATGATGCGAACGAGATTCAGACTGCGCTGCGCAACATGCTTCCGGGAGCGAAAATTTACTACGTTCCATCGCAGAGCGCCATCACCATACGCGCGAATGCTGAAGATATGCAGGTGGCGCAGAAGATCGTATCGGATCTTAACCGGACGAGAAAAACTTACCGCCTCACCTATACGATCACCGAGATAGAGAATGGCAAGCGAGCCGATCCTCATCACTTTGAGATAGTGGTGATTGCCGGTGCGCGAACAACGCTGAAGCAAGGCAGCCGTGTGCCGATCGTTACCGGGACTTATGGCGAGAATGCACCTGCGCAGAGTTCGCAGGTGCAATATATCGACATTGGGATGAATATCGAAGCGTCCGTGGAGGAGTCTGTGGATGGGGTGCGGCTGCGTACGAAACTGGAGCAGTCGAGTGCTGCGGAGGATAAGTCTGGTATCTGGGCCCAGGATCCGGTGATACGGCAGATTCTGTTCGAGGGTACGTCTACCTTGACGCAAGGCAAGCCGCTCGTTCTGGGAACGCTTGATTTACCGGGTGGTGCGCGGCGTGAGGAGATTGAGGTTACTTCAGAGCTTGTTCGGTAGGGGCAAAAGGCTGAGGTGCGAGGGCTGATAAGGGTGGGGTGCTCGATGATGTTGTCGAGCACCCTTTTTCTTTATGGAAGCTGTGAGACGGTCAGCGGTGAATCAGTCGGCGCAGCTAAGCGCTGACTCGGCTAGGGCATCTTCGGGGAAGTAGTCGCTGTCTAAGATCGCTTCTTCATGGGTGGCGTTCAGACGGGCGTCGAAGAACTCATCTACTGCTTCGAGGACGGCTTTGCCTGTTTTGGACATGAAGATCTGCTGGCGGAGTTTCGACCCGCCAGCTACTCCGTGGGTGAACCATGACGCGAACTGCTTCATCTTGCCTGCGGTTTCGCCGTGGCGTGCATCGCGGGGCAGGGACTGGCTGGCTTCTGCGTCCTCAATCAGCATTTGAAAGTATGTACGGATCATGCGATAGCGGTCGGCCTCGGTTGGCCTGGCGTATGCGCCGGTCGCGGTGTATTCGGCAATCTGCCGGAAGATCCAGGGATTCGACGGGGCGGCGCGGCCAATCATTACCGCATCGCAGCCGGTCTGGGCGACCATGGCGGCAGCGTCTTCCGGCGTGCGGATATCTCCGTTGCCGATGACGGGAATTGTGACGGCATCTTTGACGGCGGCGATCCACTCCCAGCGGGCCTGGCCGGTGTAGCCCTGCTCGCGGGTGCGTGCGTGGAGCGCAACGGCGCAGAGGCCTTCTTCCTGGGCCATGCGCGCCAGTTCGACGCAGACGATGTTCGAGTCGTTCCAGCCGAGGCGAAATTTGACGGTGAAGGGGATGGTGACGGCTTTGCGGATTTCCTTGAAGATTTCGCCGATTTTGGGCAGATCGCGCAGCAGGCCGCTGCCGCCGTTGCAGCCAACGACGCGTTTGGCGGGGCAGCCGAGGTTCAGATCGACGGTGTCAAAGCCTGTGTCCTGAACAATGCGAGCGGCGTCGGCGAGTGTTTCGGCATTGGAGCCGAAAAGCTGCGCACCGATGGGGTGCTCATCATCGTAAAACGTCAGATAGCGCTTGCGTTTTGACTCGCGCATGCGCGAGAGGCCGTCCGCAGAGGTGAACTCGGTCATCAACAGTCCGCAACCGGATTGCTGATTGCTTACTTCGGAATCCACCGTTTCTGGAGATGTCGGGCTGGAGGCGGTGGTGAACAGGCTGGCATGGCGAATGAAGCGGCGAAAAACGGTGTCCGTGACGCCGACCATGGGTGCGAGCACCGTCGCCGGAGCCACGTGGACTCCGTTGGAGGCTGGGCCAATATGGAACTCGGCGGGCACGCGAGCCGTTTCGGGCATGGCGTGTTCGAGTGGATTGTCCCAGTTCTTGTTCACGGTAAAGCCCTTACCGGCCATCGGGGTTGCTCCGTTCTGACATCTTAATCAAAGCCTGACACAGCAAAATCAAAGCCTAACAACAGCAAAGCCCCCGCCGCAGCGGAGGCCCTGTCCTGGATGCCCGACTGCTGGCGCTTATTTGGTTGCGGCGGCAGGCGTTGCCTTTTCGGCGTACTTGCGGCGGAAACGCTCAACGCGGCCCGCGGTGTCTACCAGGCGCTGTTTGCCGGTGAAGAACGGGTGGCAGTTGGAGCAGATTTCCAGAGCGATCTTGCCCTTGTGGGTGGAGCGGGTATCGAATGTGTTTCCGCACGAGCAGTAAACCTGCGTCGTTTCGTATGTGGGGTGAATTCCTGGCTTTGGCATGACTTGAGATACCTTTCCTGCAATCTACTCAGTGTATCTTGGATTCGCATGGATGGCAATTGGATTCAGGCTGTTGTTTGTTGATCGTTTCGTGAGGTGAGGGGCATTTTCGGAACTGCCCGGACGCGTGCGCTCTATTTTGCGCTAGGCTGGTTCATGGGTGGTCGTTTTTCTTTGGGAGAAGCAGGTTCCCTTCGGGAATGACAGCCGGAAAAGCAAGGCAAGTTCAGGACAGAAAAGCAAAAGCGGAGTTCAGAGCTACAAGGCAAGAACTGAGTTCGGAATCAAAAGAGATTGCAATGGTTGAGTTGGCTACAGAGGTTTGCCCTAAGTGTGATGGGGCGGGAATGGTGTTGGCGATCAATGCTGCGGGCGTTCGCGTGGCGCGGGTTTGCGTGTGTCAGCAGGCCTTGCGCAATGGCTATCGGGTGACTGCGGCTCGGATTCCCAAGCGCTATCAGCACTGCACTTTGGACAGCTACGAAACCAGCTTTCGCGGGGCGGACCCATCGATGGGGCAGGCGCAGATGATGGCGCGGCGGTTTGTCGAGGCTTATCCGGTGGAGACGGACGGGCGCGGGCTGCTGCTTACGGGCGCAATCGGTATCGGCAAGACGCATCTGGCGGTTGGGATGTTGTTGGCCCTGGTTGAGGAAAAGGGTGCGCAGGCCTTGTTCTATGACTATCGGGAGCTGTTGAAGCAGATCCAGCATAGCTATAACCCGCAGGTCAATTCGACGGAACTGGATGTGTTGAAGCCGGTCTTCGAGGCCGAGATTCTGGTTTTGGACGAACTGGGTGCGCAGAAACCGACGGACTGGGTATGGGATACGGTCGCGCTGATTCTGAATACGCGGTATAACGACAAGCGGACGACGATCATTACAACGAACTATCCAGACATGGCGCCGGGCGGTTCCTCGGGTTCTGCTGCGCAACGCGCTACTCGCGAAGAAACGCTGGGAGATCGCATTGGTGAGCGTATGCGATCGCGGCTGGCTGAGATGTGTGTTCGAGTTGAGATGACGGGCGGCGATTTTCGCCAGAACGCCGGGCGGGCACGGTTCGGATGATTCGTCTTCTAGCCGGGCCAAAAACTGGCTAACAGGACCAGAAACTGACCTAGCAGGACCAGAAACTGACGAGGAAAAGCAGAATCGCTACGACTGTGGCTAGTTGATAGAGATAGTGCGCTGCCTTGTGCTCTCCGTAGGGAGGTTGCGTCAGCGTGACTGGTTGCTCGGAATAATGTGCTGGCATCGCTGGCTACCCTGGTATTTGACGGTTGATTGGTACAAGTCTGATGACCAGTTCGCATTTGCTGGCAGAACCGAAGGGGCCTATAGAACGAAGTCCCGCAAACTTAGCGGGTACATCTATGAACACGCTCGATACAAATTAGACGCGCGGCTATAGCTGTACGATGCCTGAAAAGTTGTCGAGTTTTATACGCTCCATATTTATTGACGGATTCCTGCATTTCTTCATCGGGTGTTCATCTGCGGATTGCGCTTGCTCACTTGAGTTTGCCTGTTGGGCCGAGAATTTTTGCGCTTATGCGGCGACCCTTGGCTGTTGAGGAATATCAATCGTTACGGTGTAGAATCTGCGGTGTGAATGCTCCGATACCGCCTGACCCACAGACCGAAATAAGCGCTTCCCCGATTGAAAGCAGAAGCGAGTCAACGGAGCGCAACTGGCTGCCGATGGGCATTGCTGCTGCCGTGATTCTGGCTATCGTGGGAGTGATGATTGTTCTTGGCGGCCACCGTAAGCCGACTGCCGCGTCTGCGAATGCTGGACCTGATCCGTATGCGGTGAATCTCTCCATTACAAATATGGTGATGAGTGAGTCGGGTAACCTGGCGGGCGGCAAAGTGACTTACCTGGATGGGCACATTGCCAATCACGGGTCCAAAACGGTGACTGGCATCGTTGCGCAGGTTATCTTTCGCAGCTATACGCACGAGGTGGCGCAAAAGGAGATGGTGCCGCTCAAGTGGATCAGCATGCGGCAACCGTATATCGATACGGAACCTGTTTCGGCCGCGCCGCTGAAACCGGGTGGCGAGCAGGACTTTCGATTAATTTTTGACAAGGTCTCGACTGACTGGGATGGCAGCTATCCGGAAGTTCGAATTTTGCAGGTCGATACGAAATAGATTTATCGATTTTCCGACCAGGTAAGCCTTTACTTGGTAAAAATTACATGATTCTGCAAAAAGTACATTCAACTTATTCCCGACTTTGGTTTTATTTCGTGATGGGATGTTGTTTTTGATTTGTAAGTTAAACATAAAAATACACTTACAAGATTAATGGTAGGTTGAACAAGTTTGGCATGGGCCTTGCAATGTTCTATGGCAAGCGGGCATGACCAGCTTCCTCTGTTTTTACTTCCAGAGAAGAAAAACGAACTTGGGAGATTCCCATGACAGTTTTGAGAACAAGTAAAAATTTGATACCAAGCCAGCTTGCTATTTTCGCTCTGGCATCCGCGTTATGTGTTTCTGCGTCTGCGCAGCAGGCAGCAGGCAGCACCAGCACCCCGCCTTCGGCAACGCAGCCCTCCCCCAACGCTCCAGGTAAACTGAGCGAACCGCCGAAGGAGGGGTTCTGGGGCCATGTGAATCCGTTTGCCCGTAAAAAGTGGGTAGACCGCCGCCTTGAGCCGGTCAAGGGTGAACTCAACGAGCTGGATGAAGTCAATGCCAAGAATGCTCGCGATATCAAGGATGTAGACAGCCGTGCGCAGGCCGGTATCAACAAGGCCCAGACGACTGCCGATGCGGCCAACCAGACAGCAACTGCTGCTGGAACACAGGCTCAGCAGGCAAACACGGTTGCCGGACAGGCGACCGGCAAAGTTCAAACGTTGAACGGCACGGTTAATGGTCTGGACCAATATGCCGAAAAGAACACTGTAACGATTCCTTTCCGCAGAGGTTCTGCTGTTCTTTCTGAGGATGCAAAGAAGCAGCTCGATGAGTTGGCCTCGAACGTCTCAGGTCAGCAAGGTTATCTTCTGGAGATTGAAGCTCACGCCCCCGTTGCGGGTGGTGCTGGAATTCAAAGCTCCGATCGGTTAGCGGCAGCGGTTAAGCGCTACCTCGTAACCCAACACGATATTCCCGTCTACCGGATGCACTCCGTAGCCCTGGGCAACGCCGCAGTCGCGGCGGCTGGCGATACGACAGATACGACGCCAGTGCACAAGAGCTATGTTGAGCTTCGCGTGATGGAAAACAGCTTGGCGGCCAAGGATGGGTCCACCCCCCGGTCAGATTCATCCGCGATTGGTGCGGCGCGACCCCAATAAGTCGCAGCCACCCCGAGGCTTCACATCCGCGCCACCGGCCACCTAGGCTGTTTGGCCGCCAAACAAGCTCTCGCAACACGAGAGAACCAAGGCAACTTGGCCCCCGATCGCATCGGGGGCCGTTTTTTTTGTGCTTTGTGCTGCTGATGTTAAGAACATGTTCTTTTGTGCTGTAGCACCAATCGGTCATAGATTCCATAGATTCTCGCGGGTACACTTGGGTGGATGCTTACACACGAAAGTCCCATTCTTGTAACTGGTGGAGCTGGATTCATTGGCTCGCATTTCGTCCTGGACTGGTTTGAAACTGTCGGTACGCCGCTGGTCAATCTGGACAAGCTTACCTACGCTGGAAATCTGCGCAATCTGCTGCCTGTCGCGGACAGGCCGGGTTACACGTTTGTGCGCGGCGATATTCAGGATCGTGAGCTGATCGACAAGCTGCTGGCGGAGTTTTCACCGCGCGCTATTGTGCATCTGGCGGCCGAGAGCCATGTGGATCGTTCGCTGATCGGGCCGGGAGAATTTCTCAATACCAATATCAATGGGACATTTGTTTTGCTCGAAGCGTCGCGCGCTTATCTCGATAAGCTGGACGCGGATGATTGCGCTAAATTTCGTTTTCTTCATGTCTCGACGGACGAGGTTTTTGGATCGCTAAAGCCGGGCGATGCGCCGTTCGAGGAGACTTTTCCATTTCGCCCGAATAGTCCTTATGCTGCTTCGAAGGCGTCGAGCGATTTGCTTGTGCGAGCCTGGGGCAAGAGCTATGGATTTCCGGCTATTGTGACCAACTGCTCCAATAACTATGGTCCATTGCAGTTTCCGGAGAAGCTGCTGCCGCTTATTTTGACTCGCGCTATTGCAGGCGAGCCTCTGCCGATTTATGGCGATGGTATGCAGGTGCGCGATTGGCTTTATGTCGGCGACCATGTTGCCGCGCTGCGGGTTGCGCTGGAGAAGGGCGTTCCTGGACAGACTTACAATATCGGCGGCTGGAATGAGCAGGCCAACCTGGATACGGTCAAGTTGCTTTGTGCATTGCTTGATGAGTTCCTGCCGGATTCGCCGCATCGTCCGCATGCAGATCTGATGATTTCTGTTACGGACCGCCCGGGCCATGATCGCCGCTACGCGATCAACGCGACCAAGGCAGAGCGTGAGCTTGGGTGGAGGCCCAAGGAGACCTTTGCCACGGGGTTACGCAAGACTGTTCGCTGGTACCTGGACAATCAGGCGTGGGTGGAAGAGGTGACCTCCGGTGCGTATCGCCAGTGGATGGACCAGAATTACGGCGACCGATAACGCTTCTTTACTTGCACCAGGCCTGAGTCTCGAACGGGGCTCAGGCTTTTTTGCGCTATTTCCGGCGAGGGAGGGTGGATTTGCGTTGGGAATGATCGCGAGAAAAGCAATGCGATGTTTAAATGCCCTGTGCTGGCTGGCTTGTACTGACCGAGTTGATACGCAACATCTAAAATGAATGGAGTATGACTTCTTTGATTGATACCCCAGATATTCCGTTGGATATGACAGGCGGCAGTCGTTTTCTTCGCGCCTGCCTACGTAAGCCTACGGACCGCCCACCGGTATGGTTTCTGCGCCAGGCAGGGCGCTACATGGCGGAGTACCGCGAAGTTCGCAAACATCACACGCTGGTTGAGATCTGCAAGCGCCCGGATCTGGCATCTGAGGTGACGATCACTGCGGCGGAAAAGCTGGGTGTGGATGCGGCGATTATCTTTGCCGATCTGTTGCTGCCGCTCGAACCGATGGGCCTCGATTTCGAATTTGTTGCGGGCGAGGGTCCGTTGGTGCATCATCCGCTGCGGAGTGCAGAGGCGATTGATCGCCTGCGCACGGATCGCGCCGGGGCGCTTGAATATGTAGGCCAGGCCATCGAAAAAGTGGCTGCGCATTTTGGCGACCGGATGGGGATTATCGGCTTTTGTGGAGCGCCGTTTACGCTGGCGAGCTACATGATCGAGGGTGGTAGTTCGCGCAATTATATTTTCACCAAGCAGATGATGTATTCGGAGCCGTATGCCTGGCAGAAGCTGCTGGATAAGCTGGTGACGGTGCTTGTCGCCTTCTGCAAGCAGCAGGTCGATGCGGGTGCGGATGTGATCCAGATTTTCGATAGCTGGGTTGGTTCGCTTGGGGTCGAGGATTATCGCGATTATGTTTTGCCGGTGACCAAGCGGCTCGTTCGTGCGGTGCAGGAGTTGGGTGTTCCGGTGATCTACTTTGGTGTGGATACGGCCAGCCTGTTGCCTGCGATGCGTGAGACTGGCGCGGATGTAGTTGGCCTTGACTGGCGTACGCCGCTGGATGAGGGATGGAAATCGTTGGGCTATGGTTGCGCGGTGCAGGGGAATCTCGATCCGATCACGCTTTTTGCTCCTGAGCCGGTGCTGGAAACGCGCGTGAAGCAGATTCTGGCCCAGGCGGCGGGCAGGCCTGGACACATCTTCAACCTGGGGCATGGGATTGTTCCCGGTACTCCGGTAGAGAGCGTGCAGGCGGTGGTGAAGATGGTGAAGCAGCACTCGCCGAAGTATGCTCGTCTTGAAGTCAAGAATGAGATACCTGAGGTGCCGCTTGGCTAAGCGAGCGGTTCTTCTCCTTGCGCATGGAACTGCGGGTAGTCTCGATGAGATACCGGAGTACCTGCGCAATGTTGTGAGCGGCCGCCCTATGCCGCAGCACGTCATTGAGGAGATACAGCATCGTTATTCGCTGATCGGTGAGCCGAAAGGCCACAGCCCGCTTACGGATCTCACGCTGCAGCAGGGCGCGTTATTGCAGGCAGAGATTGGTGCTGCGGTGTATGTGGGCATGCGCAACTGGCGGCCTTATATTGCGGATGTAGTAAAGCAGATGCGGGCTGACGGCGTGGATGAAATCGCGGCTATCTGCCTTGCTCCGCAGAACTCGCGTACTTCTGTGGGCCTTTATCGCCGTGCTGTATTGGCGGAGGCTGCTGGTATCAAAGTCGACTTCATCGAGGGCTGGGCGGATGAGCCTTTGTTGGCCGATGCTTTCGCGGATCGTCTTCGTGGCGTTCATCAGCAGTTATCGCGTGAAACTGGCCAGTCGGTTGCCGTGATTTTCACGGCACATAGTGTTCCTTGCCGGACGATTCAGACTCCCGTGGTTTCAGAGGGGCAGCCGGTTCTATGGCCTACGACGGGAGCAGTTCCAACGCCCGATCCATACGCGGTTGAGGCGAAGCATACTGCGGAGTTGGTAGCTGAGCGTATTCCTGAAATTACCGCATGGTATTTCGCTTTTCAGAGCCAGGGTGCCAGTGGTGGTCCGTGGATTGGGCCTGGAGTGGAAGCGACGCTGGATGCGTTGGCAGCGGAGGGCGTCAAGACGGTTCTTGTGCAGCCGATTGGTTTCCTCTGCGATCACGTCGAGATTCTTTATGACATTGATATTGCCTTTCGTGAACACGCTGCGAAGCTGGGAATTCGTCTGGAGCGCCCGGAGTCGTTGAACGATTCGCCGATCCTCACGCAGGCCCTGGCCAAACTGGCTCGCGAGAGTTTCGCGCGGCTGGCAGGTTAGCAGATATGGCGCGCATCATTGCAGCAGCCCAATATGCAGCTCTTGCCGGAGACCTGGAGGGAAACCTCGAACGGCATCTGCGCTTTGCGGCAACCGCAGCCACGCTGGGCGTTCAACTGCTGGTTTTTCCCGAGCTATCGCTTACGGGCTATGAGATTGCTCGCGCCGATGAACTGGTGGTGAATCCTCACTCGGCAGTGCTCGATCCATTGCGGGCGATTGCGAAAGAGTCGTCCATGACGATCGTTGCGGGCGCGCCGGTGCGGTTTGGCTTGAATGATCTGCATATCGGCGAATTTGCATTTTTGCCGGATGGGCATGTGGCGGTCTACACGAAGCGTTATCTGCATGGCGCAGAGCGGGAGATATTCACGGCGGGGCAAGGTGGGCCGATCCTGCACCTGGGGCGCATCGTGCTGGCGATGGCTATCTCTACTGATATTTCAGAGCCTGGCCACGCTGCCAATGCAGCAGCGAATAAAGCGAGTGTGTATGCGGCGAGCATGCTTGTGAGCGCCACCGGGTATGAGCTGGATGCAGCGCGTTTGCGAGGCTATGCGAAGGCCCATGCGATGACTGTGTTGATGGCGAATCACTCTGCTCCTACGGAAGGTTGGGCAGGCGACTGTACGGAAGGCTGGACATCGGCAGGCCGCAGCGCGATATGGGATGAACAGGGCAGTTTGGTCGTTGCCAGTCCGGATGCGGAAGAGGCGCTTGTGCTGGGCCGCCGTCGTGGGCGCAAATGGGAAGGCGCGGTCTTTCCGCTTCGCGAGCTTATGTCCGCGCAGCCGAATCCACCGGTGAATCTGCCGGTCACGGATGAGGCTCCGGTAGTCCCGCTGGAGGTTAATGCTGCGAAACCGGTTGCCGAGCCTGTCGCTGCGCCAACGCCGGATCAGGGCAGCTTATTTGGATGATACTGTTTTGGGACGCGCGATTCGTCATGCCAGGGATTCGTCATGGCAGATGGATGCGATACATTGGCAGTGATTCAATAGTCCCATTCAGTTCATACCCAGGAGCACAACATTGACTCTTTCCTCATTGCCGCGTTCTCTCCGGCTTTTCTTTACTGCCGTTTTTGTATGCAGCGTTGCCAGCGCTATTTATGCGGTTGCACAGACATCTGCGCCAGCCGCAAAGCCCGTGCCAACGGTGTACATCAAGGCAGGTCATCTCTTCGACGCCACGTCAGACAAGCTGCGAGATGATGTTGTGCTGGTAGTTGAAGGAGAGCGTCTTACGCGTGTGGCTGCTGCGTCTGAAGTCACGATTCCTGCGGGAGCAACTGTGGTTGATCTCTCCAAAGACTGGGTGTTGCCGGGATTAATCGATTGCCATACACATCTTGAAGTGCGCGCGGATCAGTATGATCCGATCAACGAGGTGCGTTTTACGCCATTCATGGGCAGTTTTAATGGCGTGGTGAATGCGAACAAGACTTTGCTGGCGGGGTTCACGAGCGTGCGTGATGTGGGTTCGCAGCCATTCTTCGCAGTTGATCTGCGCAAGGCTATTGATTCAGGATTTATTCCCGGGCCTCGCGTTGTCGCGAGTGGTCCGGGTATCTCGATTACCGGCGGGCATGGGGATATGAACGGCTTTGCGCCTGCGGTCAGCAACAGCATGTATCCGGCGGAAAAGGACTATGCCATTGCAGATGGTCCTGATGAAGTGCGTAGAGTTGTTCGCGAACAGGTGAAGTATGGCGTGGATGTGATCAAGATTCTCGCGACAGGCGGCGTGTTATCGGCGGGGGACAAGCCGGGCGCGGAGCAGTTCACTTATGAAGAACTCAAGGTTGCTGCTGACGAGGCGCATCGCGCGGGTCGCAAGATTGCTGCTCATGCGCATGGAACGCAGGGCATCAAGGATGCGATTCGTGCCGGTATTGACTCGATTGAACACGGCAGCCTGATCGATGCCGAGGGCATCCAGATGATGAAGGAGCATGGGACGTATCTTGATGCTGATATTTATAACGACGACTACATCCTGGGTAAGGCTGGGGAATTTGGATTGCCGCAGGAGATGATTAATAAAGAGAAGATGATTGGCAAGCTGCAACGCGAAAACTTCGCGAAGGCAGTTGCTGCCGGTGTGAAGATTTCGTTTGGCACGGATGCGGGCGTTTATCCGCAT of Acidicapsa ligni contains these proteins:
- the dusB gene encoding tRNA dihydrouridine synthase DusB, with protein sequence MAGKGFTVNKNWDNPLEHAMPETARVPAEFHIGPASNGVHVAPATVLAPMVGVTDTVFRRFIRHASLFTTASSPTSPETVDSEVSNQQSGCGLLMTEFTSADGLSRMRESKRKRYLTFYDDEHPIGAQLFGSNAETLADAARIVQDTGFDTVDLNLGCPAKRVVGCNGGSGLLRDLPKIGEIFKEIRKAVTIPFTVKFRLGWNDSNIVCVELARMAQEEGLCAVALHARTREQGYTGQARWEWIAAVKDAVTIPVIGNGDIRTPEDAAAMVAQTGCDAVMIGRAAPSNPWIFRQIAEYTATGAYARPTEADRYRMIRTYFQMLIEDAEASQSLPRDARHGETAGKMKQFASWFTHGVAGGSKLRQQIFMSKTGKAVLEAVDEFFDARLNATHEEAILDSDYFPEDALAESALSCAD
- the rpmE gene encoding 50S ribosomal protein L31, giving the protein MPKPGIHPTYETTQVYCSCGNTFDTRSTHKGKIALEICSNCHPFFTGKQRLVDTAGRVERFRRKYAEKATPAAATK
- a CDS encoding ATP-binding protein, which codes for MVELATEVCPKCDGAGMVLAINAAGVRVARVCVCQQALRNGYRVTAARIPKRYQHCTLDSYETSFRGADPSMGQAQMMARRFVEAYPVETDGRGLLLTGAIGIGKTHLAVGMLLALVEEKGAQALFYDYRELLKQIQHSYNPQVNSTELDVLKPVFEAEILVLDELGAQKPTDWVWDTVALILNTRYNDKRTTIITTNYPDMAPGGSSGSAAQRATREETLGDRIGERMRSRLAEMCVRVEMTGGDFRQNAGRARFG
- a CDS encoding DUF2393 domain-containing protein gives rise to the protein MRRPLAVEEYQSLRCRICGVNAPIPPDPQTEISASPIESRSESTERNWLPMGIAAAVILAIVGVMIVLGGHRKPTAASANAGPDPYAVNLSITNMVMSESGNLAGGKVTYLDGHIANHGSKTVTGIVAQVIFRSYTHEVAQKEMVPLKWISMRQPYIDTEPVSAAPLKPGGEQDFRLIFDKVSTDWDGSYPEVRILQVDTK
- a CDS encoding OmpA family protein, whose protein sequence is MTVLRTSKNLIPSQLAIFALASALCVSASAQQAAGSTSTPPSATQPSPNAPGKLSEPPKEGFWGHVNPFARKKWVDRRLEPVKGELNELDEVNAKNARDIKDVDSRAQAGINKAQTTADAANQTATAAGTQAQQANTVAGQATGKVQTLNGTVNGLDQYAEKNTVTIPFRRGSAVLSEDAKKQLDELASNVSGQQGYLLEIEAHAPVAGGAGIQSSDRLAAAVKRYLVTQHDIPVYRMHSVALGNAAVAAAGDTTDTTPVHKSYVELRVMENSLAAKDGSTPRSDSSAIGAARPQ
- the rfbB gene encoding dTDP-glucose 4,6-dehydratase — translated: MLTHESPILVTGGAGFIGSHFVLDWFETVGTPLVNLDKLTYAGNLRNLLPVADRPGYTFVRGDIQDRELIDKLLAEFSPRAIVHLAAESHVDRSLIGPGEFLNTNINGTFVLLEASRAYLDKLDADDCAKFRFLHVSTDEVFGSLKPGDAPFEETFPFRPNSPYAASKASSDLLVRAWGKSYGFPAIVTNCSNNYGPLQFPEKLLPLILTRAIAGEPLPIYGDGMQVRDWLYVGDHVAALRVALEKGVPGQTYNIGGWNEQANLDTVKLLCALLDEFLPDSPHRPHADLMISVTDRPGHDRRYAINATKAERELGWRPKETFATGLRKTVRWYLDNQAWVEEVTSGAYRQWMDQNYGDR
- the hemE gene encoding uroporphyrinogen decarboxylase; translation: MTSLIDTPDIPLDMTGGSRFLRACLRKPTDRPPVWFLRQAGRYMAEYREVRKHHTLVEICKRPDLASEVTITAAEKLGVDAAIIFADLLLPLEPMGLDFEFVAGEGPLVHHPLRSAEAIDRLRTDRAGALEYVGQAIEKVAAHFGDRMGIIGFCGAPFTLASYMIEGGSSRNYIFTKQMMYSEPYAWQKLLDKLVTVLVAFCKQQVDAGADVIQIFDSWVGSLGVEDYRDYVLPVTKRLVRAVQELGVPVIYFGVDTASLLPAMRETGADVVGLDWRTPLDEGWKSLGYGCAVQGNLDPITLFAPEPVLETRVKQILAQAAGRPGHIFNLGHGIVPGTPVESVQAVVKMVKQHSPKYARLEVKNEIPEVPLG
- a CDS encoding ferrochelatase, which encodes MAKRAVLLLAHGTAGSLDEIPEYLRNVVSGRPMPQHVIEEIQHRYSLIGEPKGHSPLTDLTLQQGALLQAEIGAAVYVGMRNWRPYIADVVKQMRADGVDEIAAICLAPQNSRTSVGLYRRAVLAEAAGIKVDFIEGWADEPLLADAFADRLRGVHQQLSRETGQSVAVIFTAHSVPCRTIQTPVVSEGQPVLWPTTGAVPTPDPYAVEAKHTAELVAERIPEITAWYFAFQSQGASGGPWIGPGVEATLDALAAEGVKTVLVQPIGFLCDHVEILYDIDIAFREHAAKLGIRLERPESLNDSPILTQALAKLARESFARLAG
- a CDS encoding carbon-nitrogen hydrolase family protein, with protein sequence MARIIAAAQYAALAGDLEGNLERHLRFAATAATLGVQLLVFPELSLTGYEIARADELVVNPHSAVLDPLRAIAKESSMTIVAGAPVRFGLNDLHIGEFAFLPDGHVAVYTKRYLHGAEREIFTAGQGGPILHLGRIVLAMAISTDISEPGHAANAAANKASVYAASMLVSATGYELDAARLRGYAKAHAMTVLMANHSAPTEGWAGDCTEGWTSAGRSAIWDEQGSLVVASPDAEEALVLGRRRGRKWEGAVFPLRELMSAQPNPPVNLPVTDEAPVVPLEVNAAKPVAEPVAAPTPDQGSLFG
- a CDS encoding Xaa-Pro dipeptidase gives rise to the protein MTLSSLPRSLRLFFTAVFVCSVASAIYAVAQTSAPAAKPVPTVYIKAGHLFDATSDKLRDDVVLVVEGERLTRVAAASEVTIPAGATVVDLSKDWVLPGLIDCHTHLEVRADQYDPINEVRFTPFMGSFNGVVNANKTLLAGFTSVRDVGSQPFFAVDLRKAIDSGFIPGPRVVASGPGISITGGHGDMNGFAPAVSNSMYPAEKDYAIADGPDEVRRVVREQVKYGVDVIKILATGGVLSAGDKPGAEQFTYEELKVAADEAHRAGRKIAAHAHGTQGIKDAIRAGIDSIEHGSLIDAEGIQMMKEHGTYLDADIYNDDYILGKAGEFGLPQEMINKEKMIGKLQRENFAKAVAAGVKISFGTDAGVYPHGDNAKQFHYMVKFGMTPAGAIHAATSSAADLIDRSKDVGTLESGKYADLIAVMANPLDRIEVLEHVSFVMKGGKVYKDELGAAVSTAKP